The genome window ATCCAACATGGAACTGATGCATGTAAAGGTATTATTATATCACACATGCAACTGCTGAAGGTTGAAATCACAAGCTACTGTTGTTGCCCAAGTCCTCGCATTTAATGCTCTCACATGACAGCCTTCAAGAGCACTCTTCTTGTCATGTTCTGTCCCCTGTCATCAACCTCTGCactaaaatattatgatcatggtGTTGCTGCTGTAAATGCCTTGCTTTCAAATCTGTGCTCTTTAATGTATTTCAGCTCTAAGCActagggaggaggagggaaaacAGACATCTTTCTCTTGCTTAGAGAGAAAGATATCATGCAGACATTGTGCAGTGGTTTGGATTAATCGACTATAAATCTTTACATGGGCGTTAATTTTCGTAATCGATAAGCATTTATCGAGAAGAAATCACAGATATCATCATGACAAGCACTCAGTGAACATCTACATATCTTCCAAAAGTTGCTATTGTTTAGGCAGCTTGTCATGGACTTTCCTCTTCTGCTCATGATTGAAAGATCGCTTGATCCATATGATCCgagaataaaaagaaagaacacTCGGCTAATCATCCTTCCATGCTTCTAAATGGAAGAAATTTTGCGATCAATTATACAGAACACTTGGCTAAACATCTTTTTCATGTTAATATGGATAATATATCAATGGTTTGATTTCTTATATATGCCCTGAGCATCTATTCATGTTCCAACTTCAAGTTCTCAAGTTTTGAATTGGGTTCAGATCGATATGGCTCAAGAATTTTGTGAGGGAAGGAGTGCTTCAACATCTGCTTAGAATATAATCCGAAACAAAAACTAATAGGATGATCGGAAACTAAGTGGATTCCATGTAAATGGTTTCATACAGATTATCCACATGAACAAAGCAAAACCACAATGAAAACCTTTTAATTCTTGATATTTATCTCTTCTTAGATAATATTATGCTGTAACTTTGCCACTATATGCTATATCAATTAACACATCAGCCTATGGCCAAGGCATTTTTGTTGTGAAAGTTTCATGACAAACTCATGCAAGtgaaacatatatatatcatcacaAATCACAGCTTTGTcattttctctttcctttttttctctcatAAAACCTACAAAAATTAATAGAATATTCCACCACACTGGACATGACATGCTTCTCCCTATCATTTCCATCTTTTTCTGGTGGAATGAAGTGCGGAGATTGAAACCCTAAGCTTATTAATTTCCACCTCAAATGGTTTCTGGGGAGATGACAATAATCATGCCGTCATTAGATAATTGAGGGGGGAATCCCATGCATTTCTTGCCTCCCTCTTGTTAATATGTTTAAACTCATCACCTGACTTGCTATATATCCTCTCCTCACACCCATCTCTTGCTTACAGGCTGCTTGCAAACAGGCCTGGACTTACATCACCATCAGTACACCTCTCTTTCTCCCTCCCTCATGGCTATGCCTTCCTATATCTATTAATGCTGTGTTAGGAGAGATGGGGAGGCCTCCATGCTGCGATAAATCAACGGTGAAGAGGGGACTTTGGACAGCTGAGGAAGACGCGAAGCTACTTGCATATACCTCCACCCATGGAACTGGGAACTGGACAACTGTTCCCAAAAAAGCAGGTGTAATTACATGCAAATTATGAGACAGTTTGTGCATGAGCTAGCAGTAATGCTTCCTTTTCTCTCTTTCATTTAATTGTTCTGGTGATGTGCGAGCCACGGTGTGCAGGATTgaagagatgtggcaagagctgtaGACTGCGGTGGACGAATTATTTGAGGCCTAACCTCAAGCACGAGGGCTTCACTCTTGAAGAAGAAGAGCGAATTGTAGCCCTCCATGCGACAATAGGAAGCAGGTATAGTGTTCTTTATCATCAGTTGCTATGTTGGTATTAACTTAGCCATACATCTAAACATGGAATTTACAGTCTTTCAACCCCAATTCATAGCATTCTTGTCAGAAAAAGAATGAGTTCAAATGTTAGGCATGGAAAGAAATGAGAAGCTGTGGGCATCGGAAGATATGGCATATGGGATATGATTATATTAATTCTAGCAAGTTATGCTCCCTTTCTGGATGATGTCCAAACTGTACTCCCACACCGAGATATATGTAGAACTGAAGTAAATCTTATGTGGATCAAATCTGTGTCCTTTTCTTAGACTTTGGTCACTCAGGAGACTAAAAACACTTGAGGTTTCTTTGTAGGTGATCAGAACTATGGGTAGCAGGAAAACTTGATGACTTATGGTATAACAAACAaagcatggagagagagagagagagagagagagagagagagagagagagagatgcttcaTGCTTGTGACTTGGGAGCTCATTGCATGAGTGCTGCAACGCAGGTGGTCTATAATAGCAAACCAACTCCCCGGCCGCACCGACAACGACgtgaagaactactggaacaccaaGCTCAGCAAGAAGCTGTGCCAGAAGGGGATCGACCCCGTCACCCACCGTCCTATCTCCGAGATCATTCAGAGCATCGAACACCTGCAACACgaaaccgccgccgccgccgcaagcAGATTCAACAGGAACTTTCGGTACAAACCGGCCACCGCCGGAGCCCGAATCGGCTGCCTTAACCGCGACCTCAGGAGCGTCTTCCTCTCGCGACCTGCGCCGACCGTAAACTCCGCTTCCGGGAGCAGCTCGTCGCCCAACCTCAACCTCTTCGCCCAAACCCAAGTTGGAAGCCCGATGTCAACATACTTCTCGCCTAGCgaagcctcctcctcctcgacggCAGCGACGACGCCCAAAGCGACAGCACCACCTTCGTCTCCGGAGTTCAAATGGACCGATTTCCTCATCGAGGATGATGACGATGCTTATGCTAAGAACAAGGCCAAAGAAGTGGTAACATGGAGCGACGTTGCTGCCAAGCATAATGCTGCGGTGGATGAGGGGACGAGCCATCGCGCAGGAGCGTGTTATGGGTCGAGTTCTTTCGTGGATGCCATCTTGGAACAAGAGAGGGAATTGGTATCCAAGTTCTATGAGGAGTTCCTGAGCTATCCCAATGATCTTCCATGGTGAAGAACTTAGTACACATCACAAGAGTCTAAGCTTCCGCAATAAGTAACAATCGTTTGAGTCTTTGTACTGCTTCAATCCGTCGGAGTAGCTCTTAAGCTTACTGAATCCTGAACGCGTTTTGGTGTAATAGACTCATAGGGCTTTTGAGCCCAAACAGAGGCCCAACTTTGGGCCGCTTTAGCCGATTAACTtgggccgagagagagagagagagagagagagagagagagagagagagacggtcatTCTTCTCGTCTGGTCGATCGCCGCCTATCTCGATCGTGCTTCCATCTTGTTCTTCTGGGATTCTTTTCCCCGCATTCTCTTCTTACAGCGCCGCCGCTTCGGCTTCGGCTCCCAATGTCTCTCTGGCCCTCTGCTACGAGAAATCGTGCCGTAATATTGCCAACATCGTCGTCAATTACCTCGGCGAGATTGACGCCGACCGCCTCCTCTCCATCGTCGGCAACGCCAGGAGCCGGAACGGCACCATGTCCTGCTGGGTACTCCCGTCTATTCCTTTCTCTGACCAACTCGAAGTGGTCGCCAGCCTTAGAAAGGTCGTGAGGATGATTTTTTCTGCCTTTGATGGGGTGTAGAATATAAAAAAGGAGGGTTCTTGCAATAAAACGGATCTTGTTCTCTTTCGTCGTTGTCCCAATGAGTGCTTATACGCCTATAATGCTCGGCCCTATTTGTTAGTACTCTCTCTACAGTCGTTCCTCTCTTCACAGATTGGATCCAGTTATGCTCTTTCAAGCTTAGTTGTTTAACATCCTAAGTTGTGAATAGATATGGGTAAAAATTTCGGCATAATTGGGGAACAtctgaaagataaaaaaattaagctCTTATCTTTACAATGGCATCATATAAACTCTTTAGTTTGTGCCAAAAGACTCGAATGTCATAGGCTTCATCATCAAGAGGCCGTAAATATAGTTGTGTACATAAATTTTATTAAGATAACTTGTAGATGAGCTGCATGTTATAATTGGTCAAACATGAATTCTAGCAAAAATGCACGCTATTGTTTACGTGGCAGCAGGTTTCATCAATATTGTTGCctaattgtcacggacttagctggttttgcctaagtcgtgcggcacccttgcgtgtccgtctgtaaaggtcagtctccccgaaacctcctatggtcccttaggatctacaaaagagaaagcaggttagagaaagcgcctcactcgggatccacaagcaaagattccaaaaaacacttcatagacaatgcaaattacaaacaaacaaactttacaagttctgaacagttgcacaacaaagggtcaaaatggtccactatagaccgaatatctctcacaagtgtccacatgacacaacctttatttacaagcctaagaaggccaccaaacccaactaaaataaggCTTTTAagtcttcgaccgtccctctacatgctgtgcaaagcatgaacaaaccaaaagacacagatatatataagtattacatcaaacatcctatttagaactttgtccgtgacataatGGTTCCTTCATGGATCCACAAGTACAATGTTCAGAAAGGCAGAGGTAAGAAGGTGATATGAACACACCTCACGTAATCCATATGATGTATCTTGACATATCTTTACATGCTCGGATGTATAGTTACACCAACTATTGGAAATGTCCTCTGCTTCCTTATTTCCGCCTGTTGAAGTGCctgattatattaaaaataaactaATTTCCAATCATATCTTGTACACAGCATATGCTGCAGTATGACTACTGAATCTGCACATCTTAATCCAATTCTTACTACTGTTTCAGCATAATGCTTTATCAACCTAATGGAGGACACCCTTTGTGCCATAATATAGTTGCCCATGTTTTGGGCTGGTATCAGGGGTCTACATTAGCAAAAGTCAGGCAGCATTGCATGTTCCGCTAccaggtttttaaattattaaggtCATAGCTAATTCAAGGGATCTTGACATGCATGATGTGGAATTCGTTTAGCTGAATCTGTGTGTTACATAGTGCAAATCACTTGAAGAGTGATCTTTCATTACATCTCCCAGAAGCTATTATTTTCTTTCAACTTTTGCAGAAGAACATTTCAGCATCATCTACTCAGTTGAGAGCCTGGTTTTGAAACATAACTACCTTCACTGGAAATCCTGGTTTTCAGAAACTGGATTTAGTTCACATGCAGATAGTGGACATGGGGAAGAGTTCTCGTCCAACTTCTTTATCATATGTAGGACATGTAGTAATAAGTTTGTAATATAAACCTGCAAATGTATTTTGAAATTTTATGGGAAAAAAATCAAGTCAGTTTTGATGCTGTCTGCAGCAAATTTTCTTCTGATTCTATTGATTCTATATCTTCAGCTAAAGTAATCTTGTTACCATAGCTTGATGAAATGTAATgtaaatctcttttttttctctcatacATTGGATTGAGTTTCAATTTCTACAATACGTATCAGCATATTCTATAGTTTGTAATTTCTTAGCACATACATATCAGATTTTATTTTGACGAGTCAATTTACTGAACTTGGTCCCTTCTATTTTTGCAGCTTGAATTAACAGTATGGAGCACAAACAGATTCTCTGAAGCCCCCTCAGAGATACATCTATTGGGTAGTGGTGGATGGACATCCACTTTATGAGGTTAGTTCTAATGATTAGGAACTTCTTCAGTCCTCTTCTGTTGCGTCACTGTGATGTACATCATAACGAATTGATTGGCTGAAATTGGGTTTGAAAGCAGCAATATGCAGGAGTCCTTATCAGAAGTTTCCAAGTTACATATACTGAA of Musa acuminata AAA Group cultivar baxijiao chromosome BXJ2-3, Cavendish_Baxijiao_AAA, whole genome shotgun sequence contains these proteins:
- the LOC103978090 gene encoding transcription factor MYB35; protein product: MGRPPCCDKSTVKRGLWTAEEDAKLLAYTSTHGTGNWTTVPKKAGLKRCGKSCRLRWTNYLRPNLKHEGFTLEEEERIVALHATIGSRWSIIANQLPGRTDNDVKNYWNTKLSKKLCQKGIDPVTHRPISEIIQSIEHLQHETAAAAASRFNRNFRYKPATAGARIGCLNRDLRSVFLSRPAPTVNSASGSSSSPNLNLFAQTQVGSPMSTYFSPSEASSSSTAATTPKATAPPSSPEFKWTDFLIEDDDDAYAKNKAKEVVTWSDVAAKHNAAVDEGTSHRAGACYGSSSFVDAILEQERELVSKFYEEFLSYPNDLPW